TGTAATTATTGGCTTGTCTCTTGCACCAATTAACTGTCTGTTGAACACCTTACATATGTTGTTCAACAGGATGTCACACGTAGCCCTGCCAGTGAAGTGATAACAACACCAATGGTTTAGTGGGATCCATTTCATCCATTCATAGAGTTTAGGTTATGCTTTTTTTACCTCCTCCATGGCATTTTCCAAATAAGGCACATATGTCTTACAAGCTACTCCCTATAGCATGTTTTTATACAAAGTCCCCACGTCATTGTTTCTTCATGTTTTCATGGATATGCCTTAAACAATACCCGTGCTTTGCACGGGGAAACACCTTTGACAAAGCTGGCAAAAGACCCTACAAAATATTCAAGGAACTGTTAATCCCAAAACAAGAAACATATATTTAAAAGTTGTATGTTTTACCTTTTACCTATCTGTGATGAATGTGAAATTGCCATAAATTGCTAAGTCAAGATCATCCTGTAGCAAATCCAAAAACCATCCCCAAGAATTGTAGGTTTCGGCCTCAACTAAGGCATAAGCCATTGAGTAGATATCATTGTTACAATCGATACCAGCCGCACTAAGAATATGCGCAAGAAATAGGCCTTTCATGAAACACCCATCCGGACCTAGAATTTCTCTTCCAATTGCCTTGAAACCTGCCATCATTGatgcaaaaaaaatataaactctTCTAAAATGCCTGGTAAGACAACCAGGGTTAAAACATGGCTCAACATCAATTTTAATTGTGCTGCCTGGGTTGGCTCTATGAAGTTTTTCATGGGAAGCCCTAGGTAAACCATAAAGTTCCCTATAGTCTTCTATAATTCTTGTTGTTGCAATCCTTTTGGCTCTAAACACCTTCTGAATTGAAACAATAAGCTGATGCTTCTTTGCTATTGTTTCTTGGATATCTAGCAATGGCATTTCTAGATTAGATTCAATCATTGGTTGGATCTCCTTGGCCATAGCACTCATCGTGTACATGTCTACTTCCCCTGTTGTTAAGCAATGATGTTGCTCATGAATGGTTTTGACACACCACAAGTCTGCCCATTTTTTTCTTGAGATCTGAGTTGCAAAGGGGCAAGTGGGCTTCATGTGCCTTTTATCATGTCTTAACCCTAGGCCCCTATGATTCCAATTTTTCCCCCAACCTATTGACCAGAAACTAAGCTGGGATTTGAACCAAAACAAACAATCATGTACCTCAAATGGTCATTTTTCAAAATGTAAATCTGCCTCCTGCTCCTAACAGGATATGATTTCACCATTTGATTCGGCTTTTCCTTATTTGGAATCAATTGACCAACATAAAACAAAAGCAATGAGTCATAGACTTCAATATATTTCCTTTTCCGTTTCCTTACTATCACAAAAATCATCTATATCACAAGTTATATCTTCCTGCATCAGTTCCATATCAATATTCATATTTCTTGTATCCTCAATTGTGTCATTGACTTCTTTTGGTTCAAAATCAACAGACGCCCTAAATTGTTCCATATCAACTTCAAAATGTAACATGTTATCAAGATCCTCATTAGCAACATAGTCAACATCCTCTTCATTAGAATCAGATTCTTCGACTTCATCAGTAGGCTTTGATTGGCCCAGAAATGGATTGCTCGAAGAGGAAAAACGTTTGACTTTCTATAAAATCAGCATTTTCAACAATCACAGTGCTAGATAGGGCAACTGTGTTACAAGGGGTTAGCGGGTTCCTTCAATTGAATCACCATTCTATGATGTCTCAACATCATCCAACGAGTGCTTATTGGAATCCCCATTTTCAACATACAAATCAATAACCTTATACCCTTTAGTTACTTGAACACATAAATGCTGTAAATCAACATCAAGACTCAATTGCCTAAGTCCAAAAATCCAAACAAATATGAGGATTCTTcgtaaaataattaaaaaacatcATCATCTGAGTATCCAATTTCTTTCGTGATTTGGTCGAGAACATCAAAATGCAATTCTTTTGTATTAACATTATCAACGTAGTTTATCTTACCATTTATGTACTCCCTTCCTGGGTATTATGAAAACTCGCCTCCATGAAAAACCTTAAGTGTACAAAACTTTGATTGATCGGCTGTAAACATAAATACACAACTGATAAGTCAATTTGAAAGACAAATATCATCAAAAATTAAGTTTTTATACACCACCAAACTTACAATATAAATCTTCAGGATCACACCGGTCATCTTCACCACGAATCCGCCAATACATTTCTGCCATTACTAGTTTCGATCAACGTTACATGAGGAACGATTGGATTTTGGGTTTCTCTAAGGTCTGGAGTGTCGAATGGTAAAGGAAATGGGGTTCGCAACATGTAATCAGATACATTGGGGGGGGGTGGAAGGCAAATTTACTTAACTACCCTTGGCACAAACGAGTAATTTGACAGACGTTTGCTTCAGGGATGCAAAATTTAGCGCCTTTCCAAGACCGGGGACTCAAGAAGCAAAAAAATCATCATGGGGACGCAACTAGAAACCGCTTGTTTTCCTTTAGGAAAAAAATAGCAGttgataaaaaaacaaaactagTTATTTGAGTATGAATGACAACTTTTTTgtaagagtgaattgcaagttttgtcctttatctttaggccattttgcaagttttgtcctttatgtttaaatttgacgagttttgtcctttatgtttaaaaatcaagcacgttttaccctttggggcaaaacgtgcttgatttttaaggacaaaacgtgcttgattttttaaacataaaggacaaaacgtttttataaggacaaaacgtgcttgatttttaaacataaaggacaaaacccgtcaaatttaaacataaatgacaaaacttgcaaaatgtcctaaagataaaggacaaaacttgcaattcacttttTTTGTAatgtaattaaaaaaaaaaaaccaatcgACCTTGGGTTTTACTTAGAATACACGTATAGTTGGCATTTTGGTTATTTACACGTATAGTTACGGGATCCGAATTAACTTGTGATtcatgattttttttctttttgaaatgtgaatttttttatttttatcgtAGTATGTGAGACTTGAATTTAAAATCTTtaattctaaatttttttttaggccatggggtatggggttTGGGTtaggggaaaacgcccaagccaccatcccaggggcttgggtttcaagccgggcgtggggcgggggagcaaggtgacatggcgggtTGTGAATGGCCCTTTCAAAGTAGCCGTTGGGgtctatatttaaaaaaaaaatcttttttcctTTATAAATACTTACCACATTTAACATCTTTCTCAcataatatcaaacacataaaacataaTATTGCCATGAGGTCTTCAAGTTatagtgaatcgtcatcatcatctgacgatggtgcggaaatatttctacaaacgatcgcgacggtggtgaaagctatcgtggaagatgaagacgatgaggaagagactcaacaacctaaatggaggagaaggtacatcgctcgtgaacggcacaccgctaacgatttgttggtaagcgattacttctcagcggaacctaagtatgatgaaaaaatgtttaggcatcgttttcgtatgagtagaaacttatttttaacgatatctagagatcttgagAAGAAATATgtttatttccaacaaaaacccgatgtaaccgggcaagtaggatttagtacgtggcaaaaTGTCACGGCTgcacttaggcagttagcgtacggcaatagttcggacattatggatgactatttaaaaatgtctgcacgtgtagctagagaaactcttcacaacttttgttcgtgtattctagaactttatagggaaaagatatttgagaaagccctccttcagtgacatgcaacaaatattggaacatcacACAGATTATCatggctgcacgtaaagacgtcgagcgagcattcggtgttttgaaggcaatgccttgtcgactatggaacaaggatcaaattggaaacgtgatgtacacatgtatcattcttcacaacatgattttggaggatgaaggtagagcggtcgtaacctactatgatgatgatgacccccaaccaggtaacgtaacagacgaagataaagcgacaaatgaatttttaataaagtcaagggatatacgtcacaaccttcgagctgatttggtggaacatgtttcaacgattcctgggttcgaaaccgacgaagacgacgaatACGATGAAGAATGATaggtttttattttgataattattttgtatgtttattttaataattatgttGTATATTTAGTAATTTTtggttataaaatatatatatattaaaaaaaactgatgtggcttggccacgccaGCCAAGCCACGCCCACCATATCCCCTTCAAAAATGGGTTGAAACCTTGAGTTTTTAaattccacgtgtcaaccaatgcccaaTCTAAACTCTAGCCCAAGCTCCAccataccccatattcttatCAATGGCCACCAACCCACAAACCATATAATAATTGAAATTCTATTGGGATCTTTGAGGTATAGTAAATGGTTTAAAATATAAATCTAATAATAGTGTATAGATAAAAGTAATAACAGTAATAACTAATAAGTAACTAAATCTTGAGTGTTctaaaatacaaaataaatattCAATTTATAACAACTTAAAAACACGGTAGCCGGTTGGTGTTTATGGATTGTGACCTCCGCCTACCACAATTATTCGATTTTCATGCCACTGCCCCCTCTATATATACCCCATACACCCATACCACCTACTTATAACTCTCTTATCCATTCACAAAATACCACCTTCTTAAAATCTACTCTAAAGGAAAAAAAGATATATTCTTGCACATCTCTTTTTAGTTACTCCACACACAAAAACACATTCTTTTTTCTTGAATCAAACAACCCGAAAGGCGATAATCGAAGATGATGTGTATGGTTTCTAGAACTGGCCGGGAATTGCAACGTTATGACATGGGTCGTCGACTTGTTGTCGGGTATTTTAATTTCTTTCTTCAGCTGTCATATTGATCTCTCTATCTTCCAAAACGAAACCACTCAAAGGATTACCGACGAACACTGtgaatttttttaatgtttttaaatGTTCATTGGAGATTCGTAGGTATTTAACCTACTTGTAAGTGATTTTTTCGTCGATGAAAATCCTTTTTCTAGCAGTGAAACTCACTTGTGTTTCTTTTTCATATGATCAGTATTCGTAGCTATAACAaattaaaataaatctcgactaCAAACTTGTAAAGAATTttatgtgatattaatattttatGATATGATTGCAGGTGTATTCCATATAGATATAAAAATGAAAATGGTGAGCTTGAAGTCTTAGTTATCAGCTCGCAGAAAGGCCATGCTATGATGTTTCCTAAGGTATTTACTGCTTCTTTTAATAATATATTCAACTTATTTAAAAATACATACAAAATAGTTGGAAAAAGTAACTAGAAGCCACTTGATTTGAATATGTAATTTTATCAAAGACTATTCAAACTTATATTAGAAACTTTTCATATTTTCATTTTCCATGCCACATTAAATTAATAAAACTCAAGTACTTCAAAAAATGACAATTTCAGGGAGGTTGGGAGCTCGATGAATCTGTCGAAGAAGCTGCTTCGCGTGAATGCTTCGAAGAAGCCGGTGTTGTTGGAGTAGTCCAGGTTCGTATACTCGTATTTGATCTAACACACGCGTAAAATAATTAAATTAAGAGTATAAACTATGATGAAAATATATGTTTAGTTTAACTAATATGGATTTTTTATGACGTATAATGCAGTGTACATTAGGAAAATGGAGTTTTAAGAGCAAAAGCCAAGGATTATACCGTGAAGGCCACATGTTTCCGATGCTTGTCGCCGAACAACTTGAACTTTGGCCGGAGAAAAACCTTAGGCAAAGAGTTTGGGTAGGTATTTACATTTTAAGATGAAAACATAATAAATACAATAAGAAAACATAATGAAGGGTTTGGTTTCGTATTCAAGGTTTCATATTTCATTTCATTTGGTATGTAGAGGTTAATTAGGGTTAAAAACATTGTGACAGTGTTATCTAGTATTCGTTTAATATTTGTAATATGTGAAGAGTAACACTGAAAAAAGTTTAGACGGATCATTAGTAGAATAtgattaataacaataatataacATAAACAAGATAAAACTCGCAAATAATgaaatcttttcttttctttaaagTATATTTGTAATTAATTAAAATTGATTTTGTTCGGCAGATGAAAGTAGAAGAAGCAAGAGAAGTATGCCAGAGTTGGTGGATGAAGGAAGCTTTGGATGTATTTGTTGAGAGACTTGTTTCACCAACTGAAAAACAATAATGTGTATCAGTTGTTTTATTGTTCTTCTTTTGAATTTGAATATTACTATACTATATGTGTCATGTACATATATAAAGAAGGAAAAAGGCTCATGCTACTTGTAGGTACGTGTTTCGGGATCCAACCCGTGattttcatgttcatgttcaaagatggaagagataagagatgataaacaaacaacttttgtattaatccggtagtaaacattacaagtcggcccgattacatggaaaccgaactaataccaaagaagtatacatccagggagaaatcaagtggtgatttctcccggtgaggactcaaacctcctatcactctctagcacacacttgtgctctcactcttatgttttacaagacaaggtgttggtatttataccaaacacaggttgcacaGTCGAAGGATAAcactgactggtcgatagatcatctgtcgaccatccagctttcgaaagatacacacatgCCTCGAAGGAtaccatatccttcgaggtccatcttcaaccttcgatggatatctttcgagctcatcgaaggatatcaacaatccttcgatgccctatccttcgacaccaacataagcaaccataacttgtctagcaaacacacacggtcaaccgaataaccctctcgtttgaccacttcaaacgagcgggtctatacacgttcgatagaccgtttcactaactattacaaattcagcgtaaaataataactaatctattcgacaagcatcggacacaaaatctgcatcaacaaattcccccttgtccgttgctgtcgaatgctgaacatgcaactgcaatcgatcttcagtcaagtattcatcttctctgtgttaaccaattcccccttgaccgatgatccaggtaagtagtatcttgatgctccttGTATAATGTTTCCCCcttaaagtacgcgtatccgtgttgagtgttgtgcaatttcctcaagaggctcaattgaccgatcttccgctgatcttccaatactccaaccggcatttgataagggttccattctttaaaagctgcatcaagtcttgatcttcaagcatactacattgatagagatttctggtgaactgtcttctgtaaaccgtctttgtgaaatcgaccaagtaatgcactttaatcttcagcatcaacactcaggaaagtcagcttgaccaagtgtatcccttgcaagctcaaccaaacggcacgcttagtttcactacatccagatctcattgtctcgcctttgtgaagttgaccacgtaatgcactacgaatcttcagcatcagtactcaggaagtcagcttgaccaagtacatcgtttgcaaactcaacgaattgagttacccccagatccctgtaaaatcccaaagaaacatcaaacccaaaaccgaatcctgcaggtcttcagccttgaactatcaacttccataaagattcccccaggtcttcagtaaacagcgctttgaaacaactgtcgactttagatacctgtatgtttccgtgcaaaacccttcacgctggctggagaattaattaaaatcctcaaatatgtgtctgtgcaaaacattccactcTGAACCGCTTGTATCACCAgaaaaatcacaaactctaccacctgtgattgcgtttagaaatttaccgaagaaattcaacaaatgaaaatttttatccccccatttctttggtaaaatctctaaaccttaacagattctttccacttcaaagaaactgtcgtcaaatgttcaccaattccctccactgagcggaactgtcatcaatcttcattgaatgttctcggttccgaaaattcacgaacatgactttcttctttgcataatctagttgaataagaacgtcccctggtaccccgtaggatctgaattgtatccctccaaagaatttgtgaactcgttaggaccggtattgacattctaggttcattcattcgttaccaaatgcgagaatatgacaataaacaaaaagatttcttcgttgcatattctagttgataaagaaatttcgcctagtaccccgtaggatccgacttgtatccctccaaagactttgtgaactcgttaggatcggtatagacgttccaggttcatacgttcgtcttcaaatgcgagaatatgacaataaacaaaatcctttcgaacatttccgaataaccggtaacaatcataaatactgatgtgcggaagcgaacataccgtgttgtttttggcccataatagtcgcgttaccatttttGACATTGCAttggtaaccgtgactaccccacaatttcaaacatcaagtcttcatcatctcttgtgttcatcatgctgcatcaccccgcgtgttcccaaatcccgtacgaattttgatgttgaaactttgaagcccggtatgaataatccttgcgaacacccgacccgactccaagtgaattaaatgattaaccccaacacactgtctgagttcataaaattccacaacatctggatccttcgaaacaTCTGCATTAAACGAAAGATAAACACCAAGACagcttcgaaagatgatctttcgaagtctttcgagcacatgtcacatatctttcgagcatctttcgagcacatgtcacagATCTTTCGAACACCTTTCGAAGTTGGACATGGCTGATCCTTCGTACACTTCAGAAttgatccttcgaagtctttttgatccttcgaagaactgatgatctttcgagcactcctgttcatctttcgaatctccttgatcgaaggatgatctttcgaggtcgaAAGTTATCCTTCGATGGTCCTGACACAAGGACAGAAAGTACGACAGGTGTcagaaaagttgatgtggtaggtgaccaactttcgcaaatttcgaagcatgaaaatttgaaatttgaattttgttTGATCCTTCGAAATCTGTTCAATCTTTCGATGGACAAACAACATCTTTCGAAACTTGAAGCTGTCAAGAACATCATGAACACGGAGGACTGTTCATCTGCAGATCCGACGAAAACACTTGTACACGttgttttgatgaagaaaacttgagtattttagagaaaaacataaaacccaacacccggtttagcacagatctggatatccgggtccagatctgggtttttctcattttcacctttttacatcttgaacaaaaacccacaaaaatcacagatctagagcacatgtgacttagtaaacggttagttttactaaatcgggcaccatggctctgataccaattgtaggtccgtgtATCGGGATCCAACCCGTGattttcatgttcatgttcaaagatggaagagataagagatgataaacaaacaacttttgtattaatccggtagtaaacattacaagtcggcccgattacatggaaaccgaactaataccaaagaagtatacatccagggagaaatcaagtggtgatttctcccggtgaggactcaaacctcctatcactctctagcacacacttgtgctctcactcttatgttttacaagacaaggtgttggtatttataccaaacacaggttgcacaGTCGAAGGATAAcactgactggtcgatagatcatctgtcgaccatccagctttcgaaagatacacacatgCCTCGAAGGAtaccatatccttcgaggtccatcttcaaccttcgatggatatctttcgagctcatcgaaggatatcaacaatccttcgatgccctatccttcgacaccaacataagcaaccataacttgtctagcaaacacacacggtcaaccgaataaccctctcgtttgaccacttcaaacgagcgggtctatacacgttcgatagaccgtttcactaactattacaaattcagcgtaaaataataactaatctattcgacaagcatcggacacaaaatctgcatcaacactACTAAACGATTTGGGCAATGAAATCAAGTCACAAAGAGTATAGCAAACAAGATCAACGAATTTGCTTTATGATTATGTAATGAACATATTGTTTTGTTAGACACCGTGTCACGATATGCAAAGAAGAGACGATTTCCAAGGACAAGAGAGCCCATGAAACTAAATCTCGATATTATATATCATAACATAAAGCTCATAAGTTTTCTCTAAACGAACTCAATTCCAAAACAACTACAGATTGTACTGTATTTGGTCAAGATGCATGATTAACAAAGGTTATAAAAGTATAAAACTATTAAACAATAGACGTAAAAGAAGATATAAGGTAATATATTGTGTATCTCTTGTCACGAGTATGTTTAATACAAATCTGATTTATCtaaaagtttgagttttgaatGCATGATTCATAGCCATAAAAATGAGTGATCATCATACTCATTCTAAGTATTTGTGTCCTAGTGGTAAGAGCCTTTGGTTTTCCTATGGAGACTTATGTTCAATTCTCACTTGTGTCATATGGGGTggatcagtggcgaagcttgagatttccgaccgggggcaCAAGTTACtggacctaaaaatttctataaaaatggggggtcgaaaacgtatccCAAAAATTTATATATGAAAATtatatactctccactactgagcgaaaagttcggggggtcggccaccccctcccgccccttaaaagcttcgcctATGGGGTGGATATAGGTAATGAAGGATTTTAACTAGACCTTGTGTGAGATTGTCAGTTCGATTCCCGAGCCAACTAGGTTTTCGACTTTCGTCCCACCGTGTGTTACGCCAGAGAGTTCTGCTCTTGTAGTGGCACAATAACTGTCAAGTGGCAGCCGGCGGTATGGTTTCTCGGAGGAACGGCAAAAAAAACCAAACTTTGAAGCCGACATAGGCCCGATTAAGATAACATAGCCTAGCCAAAGTGGGGCATTACGGAACGATTCGATTCAAAGAGTATTGTAATCTGATACATGAAATTACCGTCCAAAAAAATTCAGACTCATCGTATATATAGGGTTTAGACTAACTTCTCATATCCTTAGggggtaggggtggtcatcactcatcatcATCAATCACTCACAATttccaatcaagttccgctaTGTAATCAAGCCattttccatcactagtgatggattttagtggaaatgtccatcactcaccacacactCTTCTCCATTGAAAAATAACTCACCACTCAAACACGAATAACGCGTGATAAGATCCACGCGTGATACTTATGAGTGGCAGTGGTGTTTTGTTTTCCATCACTCGTTAA
The sequence above is drawn from the Helianthus annuus cultivar XRQ/B chromosome 12, HanXRQr2.0-SUNRISE, whole genome shotgun sequence genome and encodes:
- the LOC110896486 gene encoding nudix hydrolase 17, mitochondrial, with the protein product MMCMVSRTGRELQRYDMGRRLVVGCIPYRYKNENGELEVLVISSQKGHAMMFPKGGWELDESVEEAASRECFEEAGVVGVVQCTLGKWSFKSKSQGLYREGHMFPMLVAEQLELWPEKNLRQRVWMKVEEAREVCQSWWMKEALDVFVERLVSPTEKQ